A window of Bacteroidales bacterium genomic DNA:
CATTTTAGCTTATAACTGTCGTGGAGTTGCAAAAATGGATATTCAGGATTATGAAGGAGCTATTCTGGATTTCAATAAAGCTATTGAATCAAATCCCAAAAGTGCTTTAGGATATATCAATCGCGGATTAGCAAGAAGTAAACTTCAAAACTACAAAGGTGCGATGCAGGATTATAATAAGGCGATTGAGTTGGACCCTGATAATGAAAGCTTATACTTTAATCGTGGATTGGCAAAATATGAACTTAAGGATTATAAAGGAGCAATACAAGATCATAATAAAGCTATCGAGTTAAACCATAAATATGCTCTTGCATATATGAATCGTGGATTGGCAAAGTTTGAACTTCAAAACTATAAAAGTGCAATAAAAGATTATAAGAAATCTATTGGATTAAATCATAATAATGCTCAGACATATATGAATCGTGGATTAGCAAAATATGAACTTGGGGATTACAAGGGAGCAATAAAGGATTACAATTCATCTATTATATTAAATCCTATTAATTCCAATGCATACTGTAATCTTGCCAACACAAAAGCCAAACTTGAAAACAACACAGGAGCGATACAGGATTATAATAAAGCAATCGAATTAAATCCTAATTATGCTTTTGCATATTATAACCGGGGACTTATAAAAGACAAACTCGGAGATAGAAATGAAGCTTGTATGGATTTTAGAAAAGCTGCTGATATTGGTCTTAAGCAAGCTAAAGATTTGATGAAAGAATATTGCAATAAATGAAATATCCATGCAACTAAAAAAAGTTGCACAAACCGTAAATGATTAAAAATTCAGTGCTGTTTTCAACGAAGATATGCATGGATATTCACGAGCGGGTTGAGAAGTGGGCTTTTGCGGGAGCGAGTAACTAAAAAATCTAAATAAACAGAACAGCAAATTAACAGCAGAAATTATAAATATTTACAAAATTTAAACAGATGAAATAAAATAAATCATTATCCATTTTTCCTGCAAAAAAATTGTTTTAAGAATTTTTTAAAACTTTATTATATATTTTTTGTTGAATTGTTAAATTGTTGCTGATATATTTCGGTTTAATAAAAAATGAATAATAAATAGTTGATTTTTTAAAAAACTTTTCAACTTTCAGTCCTTTTAATTGTTCATAACAAAATATTAATTTTAATAACAAAATTACAAATATTATATACGTTTGTGCAAATATATTTTTACTTTTAAAAATGCTGAAAGATAATTATCAATACAATAATAACGAAACAAAATTTTTGATTTCCCATTTTGAAGAAATGCTGGACAAAAGCGGGAATTATTATTTCGATGTTGAGGATTTTGAAGAAATTATTGATTATTATTATTTTAAAAACAACAATAAAAAAGCATTTAAAGCAATAGAAGCAGCCATAAATCAGCATCCGTGTTCATATGTTTTTTATCTAAAAAAAGCACAAATACTTTTTTCATTAAAGAAATTTAGAAATGCACTTGAAATACTTGCTGAAAGTGAAACTTTTGACCCTTTAAATCCCGATGTGCTTTTAACAAAAGGAGCTATTTTAAGTCAAATGAAAAAACCCCAAGCTGCTATTAAAGAATATATAAAAGCCATTCCTGTTTCAGAATTTCCGGATGATATTTATACAAATATTGCTTTTGAATATGAAAATATCGGTGATTATAAAAAGGCAATAAATTATCTTTTGCTTGCTTTAAAAGAAAATAATGAAAACGATGCGGCTATTTACGAATTAGCATATTGCTATGAAACTACAGGACAATCAGAAAATTGTATTAAATTTCTGAATTCATATCTTGATAAAAACCCTTTTTCAGAAGCAGCATGGTATAACATAGGAATAGCATATAATTCCATTGAACTCTTTGATAAAGCAATTGATGCTTTTGATTTTTCCATTGCATTAAATGAAAAATTCATTTCGGCATATTACAATAAAGCCGCAACATTGGTGAATTATGGAAAGTTCAAAGAAGCTATTGGTGTTTATAACGAAATTTCTGCTTCAGTTAAACCCGACTGTTTCTTATTATATCAAATCGGTGAATGTTATGAAAAAATGAAATGCTACGATAAAGCACTTCGTCATTATAAAAAAGCCATTATAAAATCAAATCTTACCGGCGATAAAATTCCAGATGCATGGTTCGGCATAAGTATAATTATGGAAGAAACCGGAAAACTTAAGGAAGCTGCTTTTTATATCGAGAAAGCAATAGAGATAAACCCCGAAAATGGCGAATACTGGTATTCTTATGGTGATTTGATGAAAAAAAATTATGACTTTGAAAAAGCAAAAGAAGCATATAAAAAAGTAACCGAAATAGAACCCGAAAATATTGATGCTTGGATTGATTATTGTGAAATTCTTATACAACAAAAAGATAAATCAGCAATTATTAGCATTAAAAATAATAAAATAAAACATATTTTATCTGTACTTTTGCAAAATGGAAGTGAAGATTTATAGTTAGAATAATACAAATTTTCATACTTCAAACTATTTGGATTATTTGAATTATAATACAAATGGCTAAATTGTTGTTTTTATATTTTACTTTTATTTCTTTTAATTTTTCATATAACAATTTGACAATTTTTTTCAGCAAAAGCTAAATTTTGGCTGTTAGTAGTATAATAAAAATCAGATATTAATTTATTTTAAACAATTTATTTATGAATTTTACAATTCCTTATTTACCCGAAAGAACTAAAAAGCCACGTGAAACCGGACTTAATATGGTTATGGACAAAGGTCTCAGTATTCGCGAGGTTGAGGATTT
This region includes:
- a CDS encoding tetratricopeptide repeat protein; the encoded protein is MIRFIFLLFYLSFLTVGFSQTAKEYHIWGFAKFKRQDFKGAIEDYNKAIDLNSKDPDLYIYRGAAKTKLQDNLGAIEDYNRAIELNSKNADAYFNRGFAKHELQDYKGAISDYSKAIRLYSENAFKGILAYNCRGVAKMDIQDYEGAILDFNKAIESNPKSALGYINRGLARSKLQNYKGAMQDYNKAIELDPDNESLYFNRGLAKYELKDYKGAIQDHNKAIELNHKYALAYMNRGLAKFELQNYKSAIKDYKKSIGLNHNNAQTYMNRGLAKYELGDYKGAIKDYNSSIILNPINSNAYCNLANTKAKLENNTGAIQDYNKAIELNPNYAFAYYNRGLIKDKLGDRNEACMDFRKAADIGLKQAKDLMKEYCNK
- a CDS encoding tetratricopeptide repeat protein, encoding MLKDNYQYNNNETKFLISHFEEMLDKSGNYYFDVEDFEEIIDYYYFKNNNKKAFKAIEAAINQHPCSYVFYLKKAQILFSLKKFRNALEILAESETFDPLNPDVLLTKGAILSQMKKPQAAIKEYIKAIPVSEFPDDIYTNIAFEYENIGDYKKAINYLLLALKENNENDAAIYELAYCYETTGQSENCIKFLNSYLDKNPFSEAAWYNIGIAYNSIELFDKAIDAFDFSIALNEKFISAYYNKAATLVNYGKFKEAIGVYNEISASVKPDCFLLYQIGECYEKMKCYDKALRHYKKAIIKSNLTGDKIPDAWFGISIIMEETGKLKEAAFYIEKAIEINPENGEYWYSYGDLMKKNYDFEKAKEAYKKVTEIEPENIDAWIDYCEILIQQKDKSAIISIKNNKIKHILSVLLQNGSEDL